The region GGTCTGACTTACTCCATTGCATTTTGCTACATGACTCGTGAGCGCACACCTGACTATGTTTGGGCCTTGGAGTGCATGAAATCTCTACTTGCTGACCCTGCCCGATTACCTGGAGTGATTGTGACTGATAGGGAATTGGCTTTACTCAGTGCTGTTCGGAATATTTTTCCTGAGGCTACCCATTTACTATGCCTAttccacataaacaagaatgttGAGGCAAAGTGCAAATTGTGGGTTGACACAACGGATTTTAAAGCCTTAGTGATGCAAAAGTGGAATGAAGTGGTATATGCGGAAACAACTACACAATTTGAGGAGGAATGGAGCGacatgtgtgatatgtgtaaggATCATCCAAGGTTCACATCGTACATTTATGACACTTGGTTGGTTTACAAGGAGAAATTTGTGAAGGCATGGACAAACAGAGTGAAGCATTTTGGAacgacaacaagtaacaggtactaCGCACATGCAATCTTGATAGACTTGCTTCATTTGATAGAATTGATTCACTTGATaggcttgtttcattttttgtatgcatttgatagacttgtttcatttgatagaattgattcatttgataggcttgtttcattttttgtatGCATTTGATAGGCTTGATAGACTAGCTTCATGTTTGTATGCAGGGCTGAAAGTGCACATGCAAGCTTGAAGAAGATGCTTAGGAACGGCAAGGGTAACCTGTGCGATTCATGGGAAGCAATTGATAGGTTGACCATTGTACGCCACAATGCAATacaagcatcgtttgagcgcagtattaaCATTGTAGAGCACCGTTTCAAGTCTCCAATGTATAAGAATATGAGAGGATTCGTTGCTAAACATGCACTTCACCTAATGTATGATGAACAAAACAGATTTTGGGGTCATGGTGAGAAATGCGGTTGCGTGATGAAAgtcactcatggactaccttgcgcttGTGCACTTCAGAGTATGGCCTCAATTCCGTATGCAGCAGTtgatccattctggaagatacTTTCTTGGGAACAAGTGCCTGTTGTGGAGAGTCAAACCTCAAACAGTGGATGCATGCCGCTAGAGATTGAGGCTTTGTGGGCTCATTTCAATACCTTGGATGATGCGGGCCAAAGTATGCTGAGAAGGAAGCTTAAAGAGCTTTATTGCCCTCAAATCAGTTCATTGTGTCCTCCTGAAGTGAAGATAAAGCACAATCAATCGTCCAAGGAGAGGAAAACCAAACCTCCCAGAGGTCAATCAATAGGATCCACCCAGCGTGACCTTTCACATTGGGAACATGTTGACAATCAGACCAAAGAACAAGAATCGAAAGCTAGCAAGAGGAAACCTAGGCTCACcaaaactcctaaaacaactccaACATCGCAAGCTCCTAAGTCAAAGAACAAGAAGGCTATGACGGCCACCGGCTCCAAAATCTACTTACCGGAGTTGCCATCTTTTTTATGGCCATATATACATGAAGTGATAGATGTTGTCGGGGATGGTAATTGTGGATACAGAGTCGTCGCTGCATTGCTGGACCTTCAGAACGGTCAGGACGGTTGGCCTCGGGTTAGGGAAGAGCTGATTGTAGAACTCACACTCTATGAGAAACACTATACACGCATGTGGGGTTATGATGTGGTACAAGCCATGCACAATCGTCTCACTCTCCCTCCTGATGGTAGAGCCACTAAAGCCAAATGGATGCATCTACCGGAGATGGGGTACCTTATTGCTAACCGGTTTCGGGTGGTTTTCATCTCCATCTCGTTAAAATCTAGTTACACTTACCTTCCGATGAGAGGAGGCGCCCCACCGTTAGAACATCCTGTCATAGCTATTGGTCATGTGACcaatcactttgtacaggtatatcctcaattaaatacatatcttcttttttattaatacACTCTCTTGTCACGTTAAACAATTTATATTGAAATATATCTAATTTTACTACTATACTCTTAAATGTAGCTGAAGTTGGTGTctggacatcctatgccgccaattgctccCCAATGGGAATACAACGTTGAAGAACCCGAGTCCGAATGGTGTAAACCGTATAAAGAGCGTTTGGATAGATTTATGGCTGAACACActgtttggattggtccttgtgttattaccaactttgatttaacagacataacagaagattgataatatgattcatgtttgtaatgttgtaACCATGTCTGTAACCATATTATTAGCAAGAATATTTTCCTACATGTATTAAGACAATGCTCCAGTATTGTAACGAGGTCTGTTTGTCCCATATTATTGTCACTGCATTTTCACGTTTCTGTCTGTGACAGTATCTGGTTTTAGAGGTAcgaatcttgaagtttcatattaatccgggttttcaactctcggacgtcttaaaaagggagggtggtaaatttaattatgaatcagTCCGGAACTTATAGTGctggattgatccgaaacttaaagtcctggagtgatccgaaacttatagtcctggatcaCCCTTATCAAGCAGCAGAATGCCTACACAACCAACTCTGACCACCATCAATTACAATCTCAACCACCATCACTGCCTACACAACCAACTCTGACCACCATTAATCTTCACCACCAACCCCATTACTCATTCCTCCTACACCATAAATCCCTTTACTTCCTATATTAGTCCCCTATGCACCAAAGGCATCCTACACCATTACATTACTTCCCTTCTTCCCATGTTGTAGGAAATAACCAGAAGAAATGGAACAAGATCCACCATCAACCTTCATCCGCCCTTGCAAACGCCAAGACAACCTTGCCtccagctctcgtcctctcattcccggCCCAGCTGGCGCCGTCCAGGCCGCCATGATTCACCGCAGATCCACCGACGACAAACCAAACATTTCAACCCAACAATTCGTTAGGCAAGTCCTCCAAGACGGCCACGACACCGATCCCGATTTCCAATCCAATGCTTGGCTTTCAGCCCTGCAATTAAACGGATCTGCCACTCCTCTGGGCGCAATCACTCACCATCATGAAAGAGTAGATCACGTCATCGGTGTTATCAAATCCTGCAATCCCAATGGGTTTGGAGATGCAACAGTTACACTCAAGGTATTTCCTTATTCCTCATTATATTTCagtgaaatgattcatgtttCTCTCATGACATCTGAGATTGAGATTTAGGACCCTACGGGCACTGTTGGCGCTAGTATCCATCACAAGGTCTTCACTGAAAGCGTATTTGCGAAagacataactgttggatctgttctgcTTCTCCAAAAGGTTAATCTATAGGCAACTTTAACATTTTAAGCTTCTTTGGACAACTTGGACATCACATCGTTTCTTCACTTTGCTTTCAGGTCGCTGTGTTCTCTCCTAGAAAGTCTAATTGTTATCTGAATATAACCTTGTCCAATGTAGTCAAGGTATGATAATCTTCTTCCACATCTAAaataaagcatttgaatctTTTCCACATCTACAACAAAGCATTTGAATATGTTTTCATTATACAGGTATTTTCAAAGGACAGTGCACCTCCACCTGGAAGCTTCACAAACATAACAGAAGATTAATATTAGTTCTTTACTAATTCTATATTAAGGACTATTTGTGTAACTTTTGAAATGCTGAACTTAGATTTCGTATTGTTATTTTGCTTTACTTTTCCAATGCTTAACTTGGATTAtgtattgtaattttgtttaaattagattatgtaacttttcaattttaaagtcatgttatatttgctgcaattggactaaagtcatgttattttaactgtaaTTAAAGAATCCGAAGGTTTAACTCTCGGACTAGTCCAGAACATCAACCTCTGGACTGGTATGGAGGTTTAAGTCCCGGAGGGTATTCCcggcatttttttaaaaaggctagggtggcaattctaaacctaggggtgggaaatctaattccccgTGAGTACTCTTTCTGCGATTGAACATGGTCTGGTGGGCGTGGGTGGGCGTTTATGGTGCAGTTACTGGTGTAGGTGCCAGGTGGCGCTGCTATGGGAACTTACTGGGTGATTTCAAGTTCCCTGATAGTTGCTATTCTGCGTAATTGAAGTTTTGAAGCctagatattttattttattttttctctcccCTGTTTACTCTGTGTCTCTGTCTGTCCCACtcgtttcttcttttttttctttttttgtgtaATGCAAAAGTCCAAATCAATTAGCATTTAAAAGTTCAGAATATACTCAGTTCACCATAAAAAGATGTACACTATATGTGGTTATCGTTGAAAAATATACATTGGAAATTTACATAATTGGTTAATTATCATCAGGCTTCAACTTCACtaccaggggcggacccacaacAGAGTGaggggttcagatgaaccccctgaaaacaaaaaattctaCTTTACCCCCttgtatagtttttttttgaaccccctgagaaTTTTAATTTGCACCCATAGACCCCAGTTACTCCTCTCTCTCATACAGACTCTCTCAGCCTCACGCCCTCACCCACTTTCTCTCGCACACTCACTACCCTAGGTCTGGTCATCAAGCACACACGCACGACGCACTTGGTGTGCACCAGATAGGATATACCTATAtcctatcctgtgtttgaggtggactggataacaacaggatatgataaatATTATACTCAATTGACAGAATTACCCTTTAGTGTAAATTAAATGTATATTTTtccaaaattatattttacacagtatttaaaattaatatctaaaattatatcaataaaaatagtttttaattagttgtatgatataaataattttattattttttaattattttcataaaggacacttttgttttattttttcgaaaaaacaaaagaaatgtTTGATTAAATAGTAGCATAGGCAAAAACTCTCTCAAGTGACTAACAAAGATTATAACCTACATACAAAAACAAGAGCCACAAATATTATAAACTAGTCCTAATGAAGTTGCTCACTAATAATAAAGACCAAAATAGATAAGTTCAAACCATAATTTGAGACAGCATTATCAGCACCCCAAGGCACATCCAAACTTGAAAAACCATGGGTATTAAATAAGGATaccaaaaatagtgaaaatataATAGATAAGTTGAATCATGTGCTTCTTATAAATAACATAAATATCATAAACATCCTCCATCAAAATAAAGTAACATAGCATAAACACCGCCCAACAAAATGGTGTATTATCCGAATGTAATAGAAAAGCAATGTCATCTCCACCCTAGAAATAACATCACAAAGCCAAATAACATAAACATCCAACAAAATGGTGAACTATCCGAATGTAGTAGAGAAGCCAAcataaacaaagcaaaataACATAAACATTGTCTAACAATATGTCATTCTCCAAAGCAATTATATCAATGATTTCACAAACTTGAGACGATCCTCTCCATGACAAGCCCAAAACATGTGCACACGATGAGGCATAGACATTATTTTATCTCCAGCTGCATAACGCTCTTGATCTGTTAAACCCATTTTCAGCAGCTCATCCATGACGCCCCTGGAATCATCAAACATGTCTTTATCAACTTTGAGGCTATTACTAGCCTCAGCCAATCTTTCAGCACTTAATTCAAGCCATTTCCCAAGAGTGTTTCCTAATTCAGATATACTATTAGCAATCAGATTTGctcctctgttttttttttccttgattgACTTTCCACAAGGTCATCTTTTCTGCATTGTGATTTATTAACAGATGATGTCGGGGTCATCTCCACTCTAACATCATCATGATGAgcttgttcttcctcttctttatCCAATTCCTCAACAACATCTGCAGGTGAATAAGCTAATTTTCCAGTAGCACGGTCTTTTCCAAAGGCATAAGCAAGCTTTTCAAGGAGTGGAATTCGTGCATTCCTATAATCTTTTGCATTTGGATGACTCTAAAACAacacaaaatgaaaataatttaatttatcaCAAATATATTGTCAAAGAAAAGAATTCATTAGTGAGGAAAAATTAGAAACACAAACCTTTATATACTCATTCCAGACATCTTCACTATCCACCTTAATCATCTTCTTCTCATCATCCCAACCAAATCCACTTTGATTCAGCATATCATAAACAACATTATAAACTCCCTTGAGCCTCTTCATTGCAGATTCAATATGTGGTTTCACCTTAATACCACATCCAGGAAACTTCTTCTCTAATTTAGCCTCAGCTGCTTTCAAAGTATTTCCTTTGAATTGTCCATTTTCATACTTTTGACCTTGGTTAACAGCTTCAATCAATATGTCTAATAATGCTTCATCCTCATCATTAGACCATTGTCTACgatctctctttctcttgttGTTTTGCTGGATGCTGCTTTCAGAGTCCATTCCTATGAGATACTCAAACTTTTATTCaacatatttcaaaaaaataattaagacataaGGCATGAATATGTCATATGCAAACACAATGGCCCAAATTTCATAATGTAGTGCAATAAATACAAACACATAAATAGATGTCATAGTTCATTATCAAAGTACACAAACCAAATACATAACCaaatttccaaaaaaataatagaCAAAGGTACACCATAGACCAGCAAGGTAACTCAAATTCAAAAATTTATGacaaaaaatacaaacaaataCATG is a window of Lotus japonicus ecotype B-129 chromosome 5, LjGifu_v1.2 DNA encoding:
- the LOC130719555 gene encoding uncharacterized protein LOC130719555, encoding MDRSPAAEAVDAAFAGYVQYMFPEGDPAIEEGQAVGGYMDWYARVSHCFIIPDERRIDLSAVAALRRALEVLELSLEVDDALLPGTQARALTERALRILQDLAGTQGIAYAAGRGGLGAGGRVGGRAGGRAGGRAGGREGGRAAGGREGGRAGARGGRRGSMTSTFFYDDEMLLLKQDNDVSEGMLLQQQDNVQPISVDTTHLWSTDQIFETVDDLKQWAKNVGKDNGYAIVTGRSDYSRKGGNMYIVLRCSKHGVYIPYKDPKSFKYNSTGSQKCDCPFKLKGRPTEGDKNWWLKVLEGVHNHEPARSLVDHSYAGRLTEEEKVQVDSMNNNWVPPRHMLATLKENNPGNLSTITQVYNRIKKVKELDRGPLTEMQYLLKKLAEANYVHFERHEEDSGVIMELFWAHPNAIKLFNTFPHVVIMDCTYKTNKFQIPLLEMVGLTSTGLTYSIAFCYMTRERTPDYVWALECMKSLLADPARLPGVIVTDRELALLSAVRNIFPEATHLLCLFHINKNVEAKCKLWVDTTDFKALVMQKWNEVVYAETTTQFEEEWSDMCDMCKDHPRFTSYIYDTWLVYKEKFVKAWTNRVKHFGTTTSNRAESAHASLKKMLRNGKGNLCDSWEAIDRLTIVRHNAIQASFERSINIVEHRFKSPMYKNMRGFVAKHALHLMYDEQNRFWGHGEKCGCVMKVTHGLPCACALQSMASIPYAAVDPFWKILSWEQVPVVESQTSNSGCMPLEIEALWAHFNTLDDAGQSMLRRKLKELYCPQISSLCPPEVKIKHNQSSKERKTKPPRGQSIGSTQRDLSHWEHVDNQTKEQESKASKRKPRLTKTPKTTPTSQAPKSKNKKAMTATGSKIYLPELPSFLWPYIHEVIDVVGDGNCGYRVVAALLDLQNGQDGWPRVREELIVELTLYEKHYTRMWGYDVSH
- the LOC130720935 gene encoding uncharacterized protein LOC130720935, with product MGYLIANRFRVVFISISLKSSYTYLPMRGGAPPLEHPVIAIGHVTNHFVQLKLVSGHPMPPIAPQWEYNVEEPESEWCKPYKERLDRFMAEHTVWIGPCVITNFDLTDITED
- the LOC130719475 gene encoding uncharacterized protein LOC130719475, whose translation is MEQDPPSTFIRPCKRQDNLASSSRPLIPGPAGAVQAAMIHRRSTDDKPNISTQQFVRQVLQDGHDTDPDFQSNAWLSALQLNGSATPLGAITHHHERVDHVIGVIKSCNPNGFGDATVTLKDPTGTVGASIHHKVFTESVFAKDITVGSVLLLQKVAVFSPRKSNCYLNITLSNVVKVFSKDSAPPPGSFTNITED